Sequence from the Nocardia brasiliensis genome:
TCGAACCAGCAACGGCGGAAGTTGTTGTCCGCGGGAGTGTAATCCCTCGCACCCGGAAATGGACATAGCAGCCCGGCATTGCTGTGTCGAACTGCGTTTATAGCCGAGGCGTACGCGGTTATCGGCGGTGTGCGGCGCGGAAAGAACCCAGCGGCGCGGATTCGCCGCCCGGCTCGATGATCAGGCCCGGCTCCGGGTCGCCGGCCCGGCGAGTGCCTTCGTGCGGTGCCAGCGCCAGCAGTAGCGGCACCAGCGCCTCGGCGATCCGGTCGCCCACCGCGCAGTAGGCCTGTTCGGACAGGCCGATCGGGTCGGTGATGTTCTCCCGGCCGACCAGTGCGAGATCGTCGCGCGCGTGGTGCAGTTCGGCGATCGAGCGCGCGCCGGTCACGTGCGCGATGCGGTGCGCCTCCAGCAGTGTGAAGGTGCGCGCCGCCACGCCGAACCCCATCTCGCTCACCTGGTCCCGGATCCGCTCGGTCATGGTGAGCACCAGATCGGCGTTGTCCACCAGCTCCGGCTTCAGCCGGCGCGCCTTGAACTCGCTCGCGTCCGCGCCGAGGCCCTCGATCGCCCGCGCGGCCAACGGCTCGACCGGAAAGCCCACCAGCGCACGGGTTCCCGCGCTCGCCGCGGTCAAATTCGGCAGCCCGTATTCGACCGCGAGAGCGCGGGTGACGCGCTCGGCAATCACCGAACGGCACACATTGCCGTTGCAGACGAACAGGACGTGCATGGGGATACGGTAAACGCTCGATATCGCCGTCGACGTTCGAAAACCGCCGAATTCGGGTACCTGGACGAGTGTTCATCTGCAGGTCGAGTGCCGTACACGGGCCGTCGTGGACAAAGTCGCGCGCCGTGCTGTGGATCGCATTCATCCGATGATCTCGGGCACTGCGTGGTCCGCACTTACCGCCCCTGTCGTTCCTCGAAAACAGGCGGTTGTGATTGCCTCGTGATCGGAGCGGACGATTACTCGAATTCGGTGCCGTAGAACGTCTTCTCGTCCACCACCGGCGCCAGCGAGTCCGGCTGGTCGTAGACCCGGCCGCGGGTACTGAACATCCGCCCGCGCGAATCGATCACCGGGGCGAACCGCGCCATCCCGGTCGGCCGGGCCATGTCGTCGTACATCGCGTCGATGCCGCCGCGCAGGAAGTACGCCTCGTGCCAGAAGCCCGTGCCGCCGGAGTCTCGCAGGAACCGGTGCCACCACTCGCGGTGCGGCTCGGAGCGGGTCCAGCGCTCCAGGCTCTCCAGGTCGCGCCAGTACTGGCGGGCGCCCCAGTGCGGCGGGAACAGCGACCAGATCACGTCCTCGTGCGAGAGCAATCCGTCCGGCCGATCCCGATGGGAGCGATACAGTTTCGGGCCCAGCCCGAGCAGGCGCAGCAGGCCGCGCGGTTTGTGTACCCGGATCCCCAGGTAGATGACCACCAGGTCCGGATAATCGTGCAGATCGACCGTTGTCCTGTGCACCCGCATCGCCACCTCCACTGACTCGGGCCCTGCCGCTGCCCTCTGCGGTGAATACGAGACGCGGGGCCGATCAGTTCAGATGAGCCGGTGGACGACCGGGTCCGCGCGACGCGGGCGTGGCGCGTCGGTGGTTCCGCGATTCTGTCGGTGCGCGGCGCTAATCTGCGGAGATGGCCACACCCGACGCGGCGCTGCGCCGCCTGCTGCGCGATACCGGAAAGCTCTTGCAGCCCTATGGGTTCGAGGGCGCCGAGCCCAGCTGGACCCGGGTCGAGGATGGCGGTGTCGCGGTGGTCGGCCGGACCAGGGCGATTCGCTCCTGGACCGACGGTCAGCAGGTGCTGCGCTTCGGGCTGTGCCTGCGCGCCACCCCGACCGCGTGGTGGGAGTTCGGTAATTGGCGTGCCGCGCAACTGGGCCGCGCGCCCAGTCCGATCGAGGCCGCCACCGGCCCCGATCTGCTCGCCGACGGCCTGCCGGAGGCCACGACCCAGCTGTGGTCCCTGCGCACGGAACCGGACCAGCCAGGCCAGGTCCAGAGTGGCGATGTCGAGCTCATCCGCGCCGAGCTACCCCGCCGCGTGCACGCCTACGCGCGCCGCGCCCGCCAACTGCTCGAGCCGGACCGCTACCTCGACGAACTGCTGGCACAGCCGGACCGGAACCGCGCCACCTGGGAGGCGATCTGTGTCCTGCTCGCCGAGCGTGGTCCCACTCCCGACCTCGACGATGCCCTCGCTCAACTACGCGCCCTCGCCACCCCGGACCACCCCACCCAAGCCGACGAGATCACCGCCTACGCCCAAGCCAGGGCCGCCGTGGGCTGAGCGCCGGCCCCGAGTGGTTGGCTCTGTGATTGCTGACCCGGCTGCGGGGCAGTGTACGGAGCAGTTCTATTCTTGGCAGAGTGCGGCATCGCTTGTCGAAGGCGTGTCGCGCGGCGGTGGGGCCCGCCGTACCCGAACCGCGGCGATGTTGCCGACAACGGTCCCTGCTTGTGATGGCACGCGCCCGCTGCGGGCGCTACACGAGTGGGAGCCTCGATGACTACCGCCAGTACCGGTTGCACGCAGACCGATATCGATCCTGATCTGTACGACCCCGCGCCGTTGCGCGCCGAGCTGAGCGCGCAGGCGCCGATCGTGGCGGTCATCGCGCTCGGCGGTGCGCTCGGCGCCGCCCTGCGCTACGGCGCGGCCCTGATCTGGCCCACCGCCCATGCCGCGTTCCCGGTCACCACGATGGTCGTCAACGTCACCGGCTGCGCGATCATGGGCGTGTTCATGGTCCTGATCACCGAGGCTTGGACCGCGCCCGCGCTGCTGCGTCCGTTCATCGGGACCGGTGTTCTCGGCGGCTACACCACGTTCTCCACCTACGCCGCCGACAGCGCGCACCTGCTCCGAACCGGAAGTCCGGCACTCGGTTCGGCGGTCTTGGTGGCCACGCCGCTGGCGGCGCTCGGTGCGATCTGGATCGCCGCGGGTCTCACGCGGCGACTCGTGCTCCGCGGTGCTCGGCACGTCCTGCTCGATGTCCAGGTCGCCACGCCGGAGGACGCGCGATGAACTGGGTGCTCGTCCTCGGTGCGGCCGCGGTCGGCGCACCGCTGCGCTATCTGGTCGACCGGTTCGTGCAGCGCCGCCACGGCAGTCTCTTCCCGTGGGGCACCCTCGCGGTCAACACCGTCGCCTGCCTGATTCTCGGCTTCCTCACCACGGCGGTGACCGCGGACTCGCGGCTGCTATTGCTGGTCGGCACCGGCTTCTGCGGCGCGCTGAGCACCTATTCGACCTTCACGTTCGAGTCGGTCCAGCTGGCCCGCAATCGCGCCCGCGGCTACGCCATCGCCAACGTCGTGGGCAGCATGGTCGCCGGCCTGGCCGCGATCTTCCTCGGTTCGGCTCTCGCCCAGGCCATTTGGGCCTGAGCCGACTCAGGCGCCCGGCTCGCGGTCACCAGCCCGGCGACCGCGAGTGCCCAGATGCTGAGAGATCGCCTGCCTGCTCGATGACATGTCGGCTTGCATGTCATGTCAGGTTGTTGTCGAACTCAGCTCGGCGCCAGGTCCATGCGGAGGAACTCGGTGATGCGGAGCAGCTTGGGCGGGCGCGTCACCTCCGGTGGCAGCGCGTCGAACGCTTCGGTTTCCCCGATCAGTCGCGGTGCCGCGAGGCGCAGTTCCTTGCCGTTGATCCGGAGCCGGGCGCTGCCCGCCTTCAAGATGTTCTGCACCCAGTCCGCGCCTGACCCGTACACCAGGACGAACAGGTAGCCGCCGTCGACCGGATGGGCGTCCAGCGGCGTGCGGTAGGTCATGCCCGACGTGCGTCCGACATGCGTCAGCACCGGCCACTTCCCGCCCGCGATCGCGCGCGGGTTGAACACCCGCTTGTTCACGTGTCCCCACCATTTCGGCATCGGCATCGCAGTCTCCTTATCTCACCTGTGGCGGCGCTTCGTGCGCGTCGAGCTTCCGGCTCGGCGACTTACGCCTGTAAGGCTGTCTTACATGTGTAAGGTTGACTTACGATCGTAAGGCTGTCAACTGTCTGTTCCGAGGAGCCGCCATGTCCCGCCCCCCGCTACCGCTCAGCAGAGGCCGCGTGCTCGAGGCCGCGGTCCGGGTCGCCGATCGCGGTGGGGTGGGAGCGATCACGATGCGTCGCGTGGCGCAGGAGCTCGGCGTCGAGGCGATGTCGCTGTACCACCACGTGCCGAACAAGGACGCCATCCTCGACGGAGTGGTCGACATCGTGTTCGCCGCGATCGAGCTGCCCGGCAGCGGGCAGGCGGACTGGCGCGATGCCATCCGGACCCGCGCCCACTCCGCGCGAAAGATCTTGTCCCAGCACCGATGGGCGCTCGGCCTCTTGGATTCCCGGCGCAATCCCGGCCCCGCCACGCTGCGGCACCACGACGCCGTACTCGGCGTCCTGCGCGGCGCGGGATTCACCCTGCCCGCCGCCGCGCATGCCATCTCGCTAATCGACAGCTATATCGGCGGCTACGTTCTCCAGGAGGCGAACCTGCCCGCGGCGACCCCGCACGATGTCGAGGATGTCGCGGCCGACATCCTCGACCGGATGCCCGACGACCTGCCGCACCTGCGCGAGCTGATCGTCGAGCATGCGCTGCGTCCCGGCTATGACCACACCGCGGAATTCACCTACGGCCTCGACCTCATCCTCGATGCCCTGGATGCGCGGCGCGGGTAGGCGTTCGTCATCTGCGTGACCCGTTTGGTCGTCGGCGCGGCCTCGGTTCTGTCCGTCGTCCCGCTACTGCCACGATCCTCGATACCGGCAGTGCGTGTTCCAGTGCCCCCGGTCCCGGGCACCCGGACGGCCCACCGCCGGTCGAGGGTGAGCCGTGCGGTGCGTACGGGATTCGTGGGTGCATCTGGAGGGCGGGAACGCCGCACGCTACGGCACCGCATGGCTGTGCCGATCCTGATCGTGCCGGGTCGATCCAGGGTCGTCGCTCTGATCCTGTTGTGCACGAAGCGAATCCGGAACGTTCCCGCAATCGTATGGGAGTGTCGCCCGATGCCGCCGGGCGAGCTCAGCTGTCCGAGGTGAGTTGGCCTTCGGAGAGGTAGGTGTCCACCGGTTCGCCTTGTTCGTCGTCGATGGTCACCAGGTACCAGGGACTCGAGCGCACGTCGGGGTTGAGGGTGAGCCCGTTGTCGTCGTGCGCGGGCGTGTATTCGAGGTCGACCTCGACGACGACGCCGTGCCTACCGAGGGAGACGTGCCGAACCCGATCGCCGACACCGTATTTGGCTTCCGACATGCTGCACGCTCCTTCGCTCTCGCATTCGCCTCTGTATCCGGTGTGCCCCCAACGAGATCGCCCAATCCTTCCCGATCAACCGGGCCGCGGCGGCGAGCGGCGCCCAACACGCAGGAATGCAGCCTAACCGCCCACCAGCCCACCGAGCCGCCCCCACGCCCACCAACCAAGATCAAAAATTCCAGAGGCTCAGTCCTATATAAGGACGGCAGCACTGCGTGCAACTAGCCGGCCCTGCGTGATTGGGGTTGCGGGCGCAAGCTTCACCGCGCGAACCTCGGTGGCCCACGCCGCAATCGCTGAAGCTGCACGCGCAGTTTCCGCAACCCTCCGCACACGTCGTCTGCCTAGATGGCATACGTTGCCTCGTCACCACGCACCCGCTCGCAACAATCACCAACACACTCCGCCATCGGCGGATTCAGAGCAAAGCGCCGCCGAGCGGGGACCAGCAACCGACGTGCCGCAACATCGGCAGCACCGCACACCTGACTCCGCAACACCCCCACCCAACGCCCCCACCACCAAGGGGGGTTCGGGGGCAAAGCCCCGCCGAGCGGGGCCCGGGGGTCGCACCCCCGGAAAACGCAACGAGCGACCCAGGTCCGCGCATTCCGCGGACAAGGGTCGCCCAGAGTCGAGTGCCGAGTGTGGGACTCGAACCCACACGTCCTTTCGGACAACGGTTTTTGAGACCGTCGCGTCTGCCAGTTCCGCCAACCCGGCGCACCGGGACGAAATGATAGCGGGTGTGGGGGGCTGGTACCTAACCGGTTGGTCGAGTGGCCGAGGGAAGGGGGTTTGCCCTGGGTATATGCGTTCTATGCGGAAGTGAAAGGTACTCTTTACATCACTCGACGACCGATGGTGAGGTCGATGGTCGGCAAGTTGGACCAACGTCCACTCTGCGGCGTGTCGGGGACAGGCATCGAAACCATGAGGGGTCTTACCTATGAGCACAGCAGCAGGGGGCGCAGGCACTAAGCGCGACGCGGGGGCCAAGCGCGTCGTCGTCGCGGAAGATGAGGCGCTCATCCGCATGGACCTGGTCGAGATGCTGACCGAAGAGGGCTATCTGGTGGTCGGCGAGGCGGGTGACGGGCAGCAGGCGGTGGATCTCGCGGTCGAGCACCGGCCGGATCTGGTGATCATGGATGTGAAGATGCCGCGCCGCGACGGTATCGATGCGGCGGCCGAGATCGCGTCGAAACGTGTTGCGCCGGTGGTGATTTTGACCGCGTTCAGCCAGCGGGATCTGGTCGAGCGGGCGCGTGACGCGGGGGCGATGGCGTATCTGGTGAAGCCGTTCACGAAGTCCGATCTGGTGCCTGCGATCGAGTTGGCGGCGAGCCGGTTCCACGAGATCACCGCGCTGGAGGGCGAGGTGGCGAATCTGTCGGACCGGTTGGAGACGCGCAAGCTGGTGGAGCGGGCCAAGGGCGTTTTGATGCAGACGCAGGGTCTGTCCGAGCCGCAGGCGTTCAAGTGGATTCAGCGCACGGCGATGGATCGCCGGACGACGATGAAGGCGGTCGCCGAGGTCGTGCTGGAGAACTTGGCCCCGAAGTGACAGGCGTGGTCCGGCGAGCGGACCACCGACCTTTGCACGCCTTGCTGACGGACTGTGCCCGCCTGCGCCGATTAGGCGGAAATTTTACTCACGCGAAACGGGATGGTGAACAAGAATTCGACACGATGTCGGATTCATGATCCGAATGTGATGCGGAACTAACGTACCAACGCTATGTTCTGACCGGGCTGACGTGGTCGGCCCCCTCGGTGATCCCGGGGGAGCACAGGACTTAGAGGTGAAACGTGCTTAGTTCGACATGGCACAGTCGTACGACGCGAGGTGTTTTGGCAATCGGTGCAGCTGCCGCGCTGGTGCTGACCGGTTGTAGTGACAAATCGACCAGCACCGGTACGGATGCGTCCGGTACCAGTGGGGCGTCCGGCCTGAAGATCACGCCGGTCGTGCAGGTGGACACCAACGGCAAAGAGGTCGCGAAGGTCGATCCGGCGAAGGCCGCCGATCCGGCCGGTGACGGTAAGGCGACGTGCGCGCCGACCAACATCGCCTTTGCCGGCGCGTTGACGGGTCCGAACGCTGCTCTCGGGATCAACATCGAGCTGGGTGCGAAGCTGGCCCTCGACCAGCACAACAAGGCCAACCCGGGCTGCCAGATCACGTTGAAGTCGTTCGACACCGAGGGTGACCCGCAGAAGGCCACGCAGGTGGTGCCGCAGATCGTCAACGACAAGTCGATCGTGGCGCTGCTCGGCCCGACGTTCTCCGGCGAGACGAAGGCGACCGGCAAGATCCTCAGCGACGCCGGCCTGCCTTCGCTGTCGTCGTCGGCGACCAACGCCTCGCTCACGTCCAACGGCTGGACCAGCTTCTTCCGCGGTCTGGCCAACGACGATGTGCAGGGCCCGTCGGTGGCGAAGTACCTGACCGAGACCGCCGGCTACAAGAAGGTCTGCGTCGTACAGGACAACAGCGACTACGGCACCGGCCTGGCCAAGAGCATCACCGATGGTCTGGGTGCCGCGGCCGACGCGAGCTGCTCGTCCAGCATCAAGACCGGTGACAAGGACTTCTCCGCGACGGTCACCAAGATCGCGGGCGCGAACGCGGACGCGGTGTTCTTCGCCGGCTACTACGCCGAGGGCGCGCCGCTGGCGCAGCAGTTGAAGTCGGGTGGCTTCAAGGGCGTCTTCGTGGCGCCGGACGGCACCAACGATCCGCAGTTCCTGTCCCAGGCGGGTAGCGCGGCCAAGGGTGCGACGCTGACCTGCCCGTGTGGCCCGGCCCCGGAGAAGTTCGAGCAGGACTACCAGGCCTTCAACAAGCAGCCCTCGGGTGTGTACTCGGTCGAGGCCTACGACCTGGCCACGATCCTGACCAAGGCGATCGGTGCGGGCAAGGTGACGCGCCCCGACATCCTGGAGTACGTGCGCGCCTATGACGGCGCGGGCCTGGCCCGTCAGTACAAGTGGAGTGCCAACGGCGAGCTGAGCAACGCGCTCATCTGGATCTACACGGTCAAGTAACCCGGCATACGAGTCGCGCAGCACGTAACGGGGTTCGCGCGAATCCCGTTACGTGCTGCTGTTTCGTGAAGGGCGAATCAATGAGGGCGAATTACGAATGACTTCCACTGTATTAGCCGACGCAGTACAACTCGTCGGTGGTTCGATCGACTTCAACTATCAGGGAGTGATCGACGATTTCTGGCGACTGACCGTCGACGGATTGTCCTACGGTGCTATCTACGCACTGGTTGCTGTGGGCTACACCCTGGTCTACGGCGTACTGCGGCTGATCAATTTTGCCCATTCGGAAATATTCATGCTCGGCCTGTTCGGCCAGTACGTCGGGCTGATGCTGCTCGGTTTCTCGCCGAGTGGTGATGTGTATTCGCAGGGCATCATCCTCACCATCACCTATCTGGCGCTGGCGATGATCTTCGGCATGGCGGTCTCCGGTGCCGCCGCGGTCGGCCTGGAGCGCATCGCCTACCGGCCGCTGCGCAGGCGCGGCGCCAAACCCCTGATCTTTCTCATCACCGCGATCGGCGCCTCGTTCGTGCTGCAGGAGATCGTGCACTTCGTCTTGCCGAAGATCTGGCCGAGCCTGGGCGGCTCGAACGCGCAGAAGCCGATCATGCTGGTGGAGCCGACGAAGCAGTTCAGCTTCGGTGGCGCCGACATCACCAACGTGACGATCGTGATCATCGTCGCGGCGGTGATCCTGGCGATCGCCACCGAGCTGGTGATCAATCAGACCAAGTTCGGCCGCGGCATCCGCGCCGTGGCGCAGGATCCGGATACCGCGACGCTGATGGGTGTTTCGCGGGAGCGGATCATCATGCTCACCTTCCTCATCGGCGGCGTGCTCGCCGGTGCGGCGGCGCTGTTGTACGCGTTGAAGATTCCGAACGGCATCATCTATTCGGGCGGGTTCATTCTCGGCATCAAGGCTTTCAGTGCCGCGGTGCTCGGCGGTATCGGCAATCTGCGCGGCGCGCTGCTCGGCGGATTGTTGCTCGGTCTGGCGGAGAACTACGGCCAGATTTTGTTCGGTACCGAATGGCGCGACGTGGTCGCGTTCGTGGTGCTGATCGCGGTGTTGATGATCCGGCCGACCGGCATTCTCGGTGAGAGCCTCGGGAAGGCACGCGCATGAGTGACGCAACCACGAAAACCGTTGTCCCCCCTGCCGAACCGGAACGGCCCAAGCACGGCGTCGGCGACGCCCTGCGGACCTGGTGGGGTGGTCTTTCCCGGCCGGCCCAGTGGGCGGTCGGCGTGCCCGCCATCATCGCGCTGGCACTGCTTCCGTTGTTCCCGCCGCCGTTCATCGATACCCCAGGCACCAGCTTCGGCGGTGTGATGGCGCAGTTCGCGATGTACGCGCTGATCGCCATCGGGCTGAATGTCGTTGTCGGACAGGCGGGTCTGCTCGATCTGGGCTACGTCGGCTTCTATGCCGTCGGTGCGTACACCGTCGGTCTGCTCACGAGTCCGAACAGCCCGTGGAACCAGACCGACGGCGGCTGGCTCGGCAGCAAATGGGCCTGGCTGGCCTGTGTGCCGCTGGCCGTGGCCGTCACCGCGGTGTCCGGGTTGATCCTCGGCTCGCCGACGCTGCGATTGCGCGGCGACTATCTCGCGATCGTGACGCTCGGCTTCGGTGAGATCGTTCGGCTGCTCGCCGACAACCTCGGCGATGTGACCAACGGCAGCCTCGGCCTGTCCGGCATCGCCTACCCGTCGGTCGGAGTGTCGGAAACCAAACCCAACGGTGTCTTCTCCGCGGGCAATGTCGGCAACCCGGATACCTCGAACCTGTTGGACCGGGCCAATGCCGGCGTGTGGTGGTTCTGGGTCGGCATGGTGCTTGTGGTGGTGATCCTGCTGATCGTCGGCAACCTAGAGCGCAGCCGGGTCGGACGGGCCTGGGTCGCGATCCGCGAGGACGAGGACGCGGCCGAGATCATGGGCGTGCCGACGTTCAAGTTCAAGCTGTGGGCATTCATGATCGGCGCCGCGGTCGGCGGGCTCTCCGGTGCGCTGTACGCGGGGCAGGTGCAGTTCATCAACCCGACCGGGTTCAACATCATCAACTCCGTGCTGTTCCTGTGCGCGGTCGTCATCGGCGGTCAGGGCAACAAGCTCGGCGTGATCGTCGGCGCGTTCGTCATCGTCTACCTGCCGAACCGGTTGCTGTCGGTGCAGGCGGTGGGTCAGTCCGCGGTGGGCTGGGTGTCGATCGTCGTCGGCATCGCGCTCGTCGTCGGCCTGATCGTGGTGTGGCGCAGGTGGGCTCGCGATCAGGAGCGCCCGATCCGGCTGGCCTATCTGGGCGGCGGCGCGGTCGCGGTGATCGCGATGCTCGTCGTGCTCAACAACGTGCTGGTGTTCCAGAAGCCGGGTGCGCAGTCGCTCGGCGACTACAAGTACCTGTTCTTCGGTATCACGCTGATGGTGGTCATGATCTTCAAACCGCAGGGCCTGTTCCCGGTCCGGCAGAAGCTGCTCGCCTACGGGCGGCAGGTGTATCAGGCGGTGCGCAGACCGTCCGGTGACGATGCGATCGGAGCGACCCGATGACCGGGCCCGGCGCCGGTGGCGCGCTGTTCGACAACGAGGACATGGCGGCGGGCTACGCGGCCGAGCCGGAGACCGAACCCAGTGCCGGCGTGGTCGATCTGACCGCGGTGATCCCGGACCTGGCCGACGCGGAGACGGTCGCGGAGGTGGTCGCCTCGCATCGCGAGATCGAGACGGCCGTCGGCGCGCCGTTGTTGCGCACCGAGGACCTGACCGTGAAGTTCGGCGGCCTGACCGCGCTGGACGCGGTGAGCTTCGAGATCCGCCGCGGCGAGATCCTCGGGCTCATCGGGCCTAACGGCGCGGGCAAGACCACCTGCTTCAACGCGATCACCGGCGTCTATCGTCCGGCCTCTGGCACCGTGTACTTCGACGGCGCACCGCTGACGAAGACCAAGCGCAACGCGATCACTCGGCTCGGTATCGCGCGCACCTTCCAGAACATCCGGCTCTTCGGCGAGATGACGGCGCTGGAGAACGTGGTGGTCGGCACCGACGCCAGGCACAAGACCTCGGTGCCCGGCGCCATCTTCCGCACCAACCGGCATCGCAGGGAGGAGCACGACGCGATCGAGCGGGGCATGGCGCTGCTCGAATTCGTCGGCATCGCACCGCGTGCGGTGGAGAAGGCGCGCAACCTGTCCTACGGCGATCAGCGCAGGCTGGAGATCGCCAGGGCGCTGGCCACCGAGCCGAAACTGCTCTGTCTGGACGAGCCGGCCGCCGGGTTCAATCCGAGCGAGAAGTCGGCGCTGATGGATCTGATCCGCAAGATCCGCGACGACGGGTTCACCGTGTTGCTGATCGAGCACGACATGCGCCTGGTCATGGGCGTGACCGACCGGATCGTGGTGCTGGAGTTCGGCCGCAAGATCGCCGACGGACTGCCCGCCGACATCAGGGAGGATCCCGCGGTGATCGCCGCCTACCTCGGGGTGCCCGACGACGGCACCGACCTGGGGACGGCAAGCGCACACGGGACCAACGGGTAGGAGCAGCGATGACATCGCAGACAGAATCGGTGCGGCCCAACGGCTCCGACGCCTTGCTCGCGGTCGAGGACATGGTCGTCAACTACGGCAGAATCCAGGCGCTGCACGGGATTTCGCTGGAGGTGGCGCCGGGTGAGCTGGTGACGCTGCTCGGCGCGAACGGTGCGGGCAAGACCACGACCATGCGCGCGCTGTCCGGGCTGCTGCCCCTGACCAAGGGGCGGGTCCTGTTCGAGGGCAAGGACATCAGCCACATGAAGGCGCACGAGCGGGTGGGTCTCGGGTTGATCCAGGCACCGGAGGGCCGTGGTGTGTTCCCCGGCATGACGGTGCAGGAGAACCTCGACATGGGTTGCTACGGAAGGCCGTTCAAGCAGAAGGCGGAGTACGACAAGACCCTCGAGTGGGTGTTCGAGTTGTTCCCGCGCATGCTGGAGCGGCGCAAGCAGGTCGGCGGCACGCTCTCCGGCGGCGAGCAACAGATGCTGGCGATCGGCCGTGCACTGATGGCACGGCCGCGGCTGCTGCTGTTGGACGAGCCATCGATGGGCTTGGCGCCCATGATCATTCAGCAGATCTTCCGGATCATCTCCGAGATCAACAAGCAGGGCACCACGGTGTTGCTGGTCGAACAGAATGCCCAGCAGGCGCTTTCGCGCAGCGATCGCGCCTACATCATGGAAACCGGTGAGGTCACCAAGACCGGCTCCGGTGCCGAGTTGCTGACCGACCCCGCGGTGAAGTCGGCCTACCTCGGCGTCGGCTAGATCGATGGCGTAACTCCGGTGCCGCTCGGCCGCGCTCGAGGCATGATCGTGCTCATGGACGAGCATGATCAGCTGACGGATCTGGCCGAGCGGTACTGGGATTGCTTCCTTGCCGCGCACCCGAGCGACGCGACGTTGCTCGGCGATCGGCGCTTCGACGACAAGATCGAGGATCTGTCCGCGGCCGCCGACGAGCGGTTGCTCTCGACCTGGCGGGATCTGCTCGGTCAGGTCGACGCGCTCGACCCGGACCGGCTCGCCCCCGCCGACCGGGTCACCCGCAGCCTGCTGCGCACCGAATTGTCCGGTGCGATAGACCGTTTGGCGTGGCGGCCGACCGAGCTTGCCTCCGATCAGATGGAGGGCGTGCACGCCTGGGTGCTGACCATGGCGCCGCAGCTCAACGCCCCGCAACCGGAGCACGCGCTTGCGCTGGTCCAGCGGTTCCGCCAATTCGGCGACCTGCTCGGGCAGGCGGTCGTGCGGTTCCGGGACGGTCTCGCGGCAGGCCGCACGCCACCGCGGATCACGCTGGAGCGTTCGCTCAACCAGCTCGACGGCTACCTCTCCTCGGAGCTGTCCGAAGACCTGTTCGTCACCTTCCCCGGCCCGCGGGACTGGGCGGGCGAGGCGCAGTGGCGCGCCGAATTGACCGAGGTGGCAAGGGATGTCATCCGGCCCGCGTTCCAGCGCTATCGGGACGTGCTGCTCGCCGATCTGGTGCCCGTCAGCAGGCCCGACGACAAGCCGGGCCTGTGCTGGCTCGGCGCCGACGGCGAG
This genomic interval carries:
- a CDS encoding branched-chain amino acid ABC transporter permease, with product MTSTVLADAVQLVGGSIDFNYQGVIDDFWRLTVDGLSYGAIYALVAVGYTLVYGVLRLINFAHSEIFMLGLFGQYVGLMLLGFSPSGDVYSQGIILTITYLALAMIFGMAVSGAAAVGLERIAYRPLRRRGAKPLIFLITAIGASFVLQEIVHFVLPKIWPSLGGSNAQKPIMLVEPTKQFSFGGADITNVTIVIIVAAVILAIATELVINQTKFGRGIRAVAQDPDTATLMGVSRERIIMLTFLIGGVLAGAAALLYALKIPNGIIYSGGFILGIKAFSAAVLGGIGNLRGALLGGLLLGLAENYGQILFGTEWRDVVAFVVLIAVLMIRPTGILGESLGKARA
- a CDS encoding branched-chain amino acid ABC transporter permease; the encoded protein is MSDATTKTVVPPAEPERPKHGVGDALRTWWGGLSRPAQWAVGVPAIIALALLPLFPPPFIDTPGTSFGGVMAQFAMYALIAIGLNVVVGQAGLLDLGYVGFYAVGAYTVGLLTSPNSPWNQTDGGWLGSKWAWLACVPLAVAVTAVSGLILGSPTLRLRGDYLAIVTLGFGEIVRLLADNLGDVTNGSLGLSGIAYPSVGVSETKPNGVFSAGNVGNPDTSNLLDRANAGVWWFWVGMVLVVVILLIVGNLERSRVGRAWVAIREDEDAAEIMGVPTFKFKLWAFMIGAAVGGLSGALYAGQVQFINPTGFNIINSVLFLCAVVIGGQGNKLGVIVGAFVIVYLPNRLLSVQAVGQSAVGWVSIVVGIALVVGLIVVWRRWARDQERPIRLAYLGGGAVAVIAMLVVLNNVLVFQKPGAQSLGDYKYLFFGITLMVVMIFKPQGLFPVRQKLLAYGRQVYQAVRRPSGDDAIGATR
- a CDS encoding ABC transporter ATP-binding protein encodes the protein MTGPGAGGALFDNEDMAAGYAAEPETEPSAGVVDLTAVIPDLADAETVAEVVASHREIETAVGAPLLRTEDLTVKFGGLTALDAVSFEIRRGEILGLIGPNGAGKTTCFNAITGVYRPASGTVYFDGAPLTKTKRNAITRLGIARTFQNIRLFGEMTALENVVVGTDARHKTSVPGAIFRTNRHRREEHDAIERGMALLEFVGIAPRAVEKARNLSYGDQRRLEIARALATEPKLLCLDEPAAGFNPSEKSALMDLIRKIRDDGFTVLLIEHDMRLVMGVTDRIVVLEFGRKIADGLPADIREDPAVIAAYLGVPDDGTDLGTASAHGTNG
- a CDS encoding ABC transporter ATP-binding protein yields the protein MTSQTESVRPNGSDALLAVEDMVVNYGRIQALHGISLEVAPGELVTLLGANGAGKTTTMRALSGLLPLTKGRVLFEGKDISHMKAHERVGLGLIQAPEGRGVFPGMTVQENLDMGCYGRPFKQKAEYDKTLEWVFELFPRMLERRKQVGGTLSGGEQQMLAIGRALMARPRLLLLDEPSMGLAPMIIQQIFRIISEINKQGTTVLLVEQNAQQALSRSDRAYIMETGEVTKTGSGAELLTDPAVKSAYLGVG